The region ttcggcatgcaacaacaaattctaaaacctccgacgtgtttgggagattgacaTCAACAATGAGTCGATGCCCAATGAAATTATTCCGACTGAagagacttcgcaaaagagataAGTCGTCATTGGAAGAgtcgacgacaacacatcttaaacgaaccaatCATACAGGATGCTAGATCTTCGACGTGTTTCAgtatttttttattaattataaatttaacatttaaaaaaaaattaaaggtgcatgcgccacatgcatttaaaaatttgattattttaatattttaacatttattttagaaaaaaattgTGTTATGTTACTAAGTTACTAAGTTTTAAAATATGATCAAAGACATTGAAGTATGAGCCATCATAATCCATGGTATGCCAACAAATGGGATTCCAACAACTATGATATGACAtataaaacatattttaaaaCTTCAATAGCGTGTTTGAAAAAAATGTTTCATAGAACAGGTCAATTCTTTATATTCATTTCAAAGATTTTTATGAAATATATGTCGCCACTAATACACTCAAATGATTCATTTTGAATCTTTATAAAATTTAGTCATTTATGAATGTTAAAATTATATGACACAATCaaattaaatttaatattttGATAAAATAAATTGATCTCTATAATAAAATTCtataattattaaataattaaatttaatGACTTTGTctttaaaaatatcaaaatatcATAATTTGTTCATTGATTATATTCAAATTTTAAACATAGTTATTAGCACATATTTTacaaaatataatttttattgAATTTTCAACTAATAAATTTAATTTTGAAAAAGGATAATTATTTGAACAAAATTTAttcatattttaattttattttttatgaaaattATCAAAACCGTTTTATTTGAGAAAAAAAAAGGTAAGTTGATTGATCGATTTTATCGATTCTAATCGATTCTTATTGATTCAATAATTAATCTGATCTAACAATCAGATTAAACCGATAATTCTCTAATTTTCAATTTGAGATATGTTCCATTCAATTTTTAAAACACTAAATTAATTAGTTTATCCAAAAAGTAAAATCCCCAtgatcaaaataaaaaatatttaaaatattgTTTTCCATCACCATAAAATAGATTTTCACATTTTGGTTCTAAAGTTTTAGTCCTTTGCAAGGATAATATTAAATCAACCATAGTTGGAATAAATTGTGAATGCTTATTGAAAGTTTTTTAAATCTAAACAGTGAGAATTTTTTAAAGGAACAGAAAACAAAATAGTAAAACTTTTTAGAAACTAAAAAAAACGTATTTAAACTAATAATCTGTTATTTAAAATTCCtgtatttatttatttcttcaaaaaaaaaaagGAATAGAAGGTGTAAAACGTGAAGTAATGGCTGACAAAACCAACTTTGAGATTTTGGTTAATGACACAAAGATAAAACCAACTTTAGTTTTATAATTCTAATTAAAAACtaaaatataatattaaataaCACAATTTCCttataataataaaagtaaaacATACGTTCAacatttttgttttgtttatgtgTGACAACTTGGTAGGGTCCACAATGACtatttcttctttttcttttttttcttcctATTTTTCTAAATTTAGTTCCATAATTTTTCCTCCTTCAATTCATTCTAATTTTAATTTCCAAATTTTCACTGATCAATATTTTCTCCTAACTCTCAATCATCAATTTTAGTTTCTCCTTAATCAGGGTATGTTTctttcttttccttcttttgttatttcttttttttctttcttttgtgcTTCTTTTTCTTAGCACCAAGTTTTGTTTAATCTTTTTTAATTCTCTGTTTTTTTTTCTCAATTTCTTCCCTATCCACTCTTTGCATGTCCATGTTGCAAATTTTTCATAATTATTATTTCCATAATTTTTTTCTGGTTTGCAAAGTTTGGATTAGTGtttaatttttaaaaatcatagctagagttttatttaattatatctaGCAATTATTTTGAGTTTTTCAGAGGAAATTTGAGTAAAGTCTTCTTCCTGGAGAATTTTTCCTGCAACAAGAAACATGTCAACGTTTAACCTATTATGGTTAAGAATTGAAAGATTGCAGAAAGGGTTAATTTATTTGTCTCAGTTATTTTAGGTAAGAaaaaattaattttgtttttttcAATGTTTATGGAATGATGCATGTATTAAATTACCGAAACTTTAGTTTTTATGATGTTCTTGTTCATATCTGTTATTCTATTTTAGCTTAATTTTTTTCATTTTGGGAAATTAGAACTTGCTGTGAATAATCTTCAAATCCTAAATCAAAGGTAAAAATCGATATTGATAGGTTGAACGCAAACACTAGGGTCCCAACCCTGCTTTCAGGGTCGTGTGTGACTTTATAGTAGTTATTACCCCTTCGTCTCCACGTTGACCTGACACGACCCGTGTGTGACTTTATAGTGGTTATTACCACTTATTCTCCACGTTGACCTGACACAATTCTCTTAGATTCAATCCTTATTGTTTCGATTCGTTTAAAAATAATTTCGATTTGTTATATGCATtttttgacaaaaaaaattcTGATACTAATGGAGTATTCTCCGAAAATAACCGTGTTGCACATGTTGATTTTGCTTTGAATTTCTTCATACATTGATATtatttttctctttctttttagAAACCTTTTGGCGGAGTCGGTTTTTTAATAGATGGAGGAAGTTGAAAACAAACCAACCTCCTCATCCGAATCCTCCACGAGAAATGGCGAACAAAATCCACAAGCCGAAACCTCTCAAGAAAATACTGATGATATTATAGCTCCGATCAATATTCAATCTTCCATCAGCATACTTGGTGATAACACTATACTGGAACATGATGAGACTCATTCTCCCGAGGAGACCGATTTCCCTGAAATAGAATCGAACTCAACAAATGCTTCTGTTGATCAACCTATAAAACAAGATGAATATCTTCTCACTGATAATTCAACTTCAACCTCACAAGAAACGGAACAAATCCAGCAAGGAGCTATAGCTGCAGATTCTGAACCGGAAACTTTAGAAGATATCAATAACGGACAACGAGACGGTGGTTCAACTGCTACTGCTAGCAGCGACGTTGATAGTCTTAGTACGGAGCTCTTGACTTCCTCTTCTATAACAAAAGAGTTGCTGATTGAACCTATAGGTTTGTTTATTTGAATTCTGCGCTAATGTGTGATTATAGTTATATATTTGTATTAAGTATGTTTTGTATGTGCTTAATTATTGAATAAATTCTAACAGATTCACCTCGAGACGGAGTTATTGATTTTGATGCTACTCAAGAAAATTTAGTTTCAACCTCAAATTCTGAAGTTCATGTAACAGAAGAAAGTCACCAAGAGCCTATTGTTGCAGATTCCGAATCAGGGTCTTTAGAAGATATAGTGAACATGGAGAAAGAGGGTGATTCTTCTGTCAGTGTTGTCGATAATCAGATTGAACATGGATCAGGATCTTTAGAAGATATAGCGAACATGGACGGCGGTGATTCTACGGTCAACGTTGTCAATAATCAGATTGAACATGGATCGGGATCTTTCGAAGATTTAGTGAACATGGAGAAGGACGGTGATTCTACTGTCAGCGATGTTGATAAACAGATTGAACATGGATCTGGATCTTTAGGAGATTCAGTGAACATGGAGAAGGATGGTGATTCTACTGTCAGCGTCGTTGATAATCAGATGGAACCATCGACTTCGTCGTCTGAAAAAATAGAGTTGCAGAATGATTGCGAAGAACTAAATGTAAATCTGGATGAAATCAAGGTTTCTGATGTTGCTGTTGGAGGTGTTGACTCACCTACAAACGAGAAGAAAATCGAGGAAAAAAGAGGCATAATTGATACAGCAGCTCCATTTGAATCTGTTAAAGAAGCTGTTTCTAAATTTGGAGGAATCGTCGATTGGAAGGCTCATAGAATGCTGACCGTCGAGGTATTTATCAATCTTGCATTTATTTCTATAGTGCTAGCGAATCTCCTTAAAACTTAACTTCTTCATGAAGAAACATTTTTTCACGCTGATTCAATTTCAATTTCTTCATTGTCCTCTGATTACAGCGGCGCAAGCAAGTAGAACACGAGCTTGAAAAAGCACACGACGAGATTCCGGAGTACAGGAAAATATCAAAGGTTGCCGAACAAGAAAAAGTTGAAGCACTTCAGCAGCTTGACAGCACCAAAAGACTAATAGAAGAACTAAAACTGAACCTAGAGAGAGCACAGACCGAAGAACGTCAAGCAAGACAAGACTCGGAACTCGCAAAGCTTAGAGTGGAGGAAATGGAGCAAGGTATTGCTGAAGATTCTAGTGTGGCAGCCAAGGCACAGCTTGAGGTCGCAAAAGCCAGGTATACGGCTGCCATTACCGAATTTACATTGGTGAAACACGAGCTTGACGCGTTGCGTATGGAATATGCTTCCTTAGTTGATGAAAAAGGTGAAGCTATTAACCGAGCCGAAGAAGCTGTTGCTGCATCAAAGCGAGTAGAAAAGACGGTAGAAGATTTGACAATCGAGCTGATTGCCACAAAAGAATCTTTGGAAACTGCACATTCTGCGCATATGGAAGCTGAAGAACACAGAATAGGAACAGTCATGGCAAGAGATCAAGACTTACTCAATTGGGAGAAGGAACTTAAAGAAGAAGAACATGAATTAGAAAAACTCAACCAGAAAATTTTGTCGGCCGATGATCTTAAATCTAAACTGAGTAAAGCTTCTACGCATCTTCTTGATTTGAAAGCTGAATTAAATGTCTATATGGAATCAAAGTCAAACCAAGAAGGCGATGAAGAAGGAGTCTCTAAAGCGGAACTGGAGAAAAAATCACACAACGAAATACAAGTAGCAATTGCATCGGCAAAAAAGGAACTCGAGGAAGTAAAGCTTAACATAGAGAAAGCTACTTCTGAGGTAAACTACTTAAAGGTGGCTGCAACATCGTTAAGATCAGAACTCGAACAAGAGAAACTGTCACTCGCTTTGATTAGGCAAAGAGAAGGAATGG is a window of Lathyrus oleraceus cultivar Zhongwan6 chromosome 6, CAAS_Psat_ZW6_1.0, whole genome shotgun sequence DNA encoding:
- the LOC127091282 gene encoding protein WEAK CHLOROPLAST MOVEMENT UNDER BLUE LIGHT 1; protein product: MEEVENKPTSSSESSTRNGEQNPQAETSQENTDDIIAPINIQSSISILGDNTILEHDETHSPEETDFPEIESNSTNASVDQPIKQDEYLLTDNSTSTSQETEQIQQGAIAADSEPETLEDINNGQRDGGSTATASSDVDSLSTELLTSSSITKELLIEPIDSPRDGVIDFDATQENLVSTSNSEVHVTEESHQEPIVADSESGSLEDIVNMEKEGDSSVSVVDNQIEHGSGSLEDIANMDGGDSTVNVVNNQIEHGSGSFEDLVNMEKDGDSTVSDVDKQIEHGSGSLGDSVNMEKDGDSTVSVVDNQMEPSTSSSEKIELQNDCEELNVNLDEIKVSDVAVGGVDSPTNEKKIEEKRGIIDTAAPFESVKEAVSKFGGIVDWKAHRMLTVERRKQVEHELEKAHDEIPEYRKISKVAEQEKVEALQQLDSTKRLIEELKLNLERAQTEERQARQDSELAKLRVEEMEQGIAEDSSVAAKAQLEVAKARYTAAITEFTLVKHELDALRMEYASLVDEKGEAINRAEEAVAASKRVEKTVEDLTIELIATKESLETAHSAHMEAEEHRIGTVMARDQDLLNWEKELKEEEHELEKLNQKILSADDLKSKLSKASTHLLDLKAELNVYMESKSNQEGDEEGVSKAELEKKSHNEIQVAIASAKKELEEVKLNIEKATSEVNYLKVAATSLRSELEQEKLSLALIRQREGMASVTVASIEAELNKTKTEIGFIHMKEKEGRETVLEMPEKLKEAAEEANKANLLAKEAREGLRRVKEEAEQAKASASTMYSRLLAAQKEIEAARASERLAIKAIKTLQESESARSNNKNEVDSSNGVKLSVEEYYNLTKRAHEAEEEANMRVATSNSEIDIAKETESKTLEKLNEVNKEMAARKESLKIAMDKAEKAREGKLGAEQELRKWRAEHGQRRKAGEIGQKVVNQNTSHSGKLEQNNRGNIPPGHHFSTQKSYVRANNENGSSPDAKNGKKKKKSFFPRVLMFFARRKSHSTH